A DNA window from Streptomyces parvus contains the following coding sequences:
- a CDS encoding protein kinase, whose product MDDYAGRVLADRYRLPLPPSDGYELAETRAFDTYSGQEVLVRQVPLPEIIDAEVLDADGRPPMSGQAGGRAVRRSTDPAVRRAIEAAQAAAQVPDHPRLDQVFDVFAEADSLWIVSELVAARPLAALLAERPLTPYRAAEIGSDVLTALRVLHAHGWTHRNITVRTVLVCDDGRVMLTGLAAGAAEEALCGYAPEPLPDADPVAGPTTYGIPAPDPAPPRELGGAYALPAARSDADVEEYADADVQEYAEYGGREGDGSREGRELPVPPLPQGYAPRREDDGYDPYDLPPGRGAESVPEQWAEGQEIVPRPAAPAVPYTAVPPPAEPGAASAAQLRAARAGAIAAYRAGARAAARDTEDRQQADRSPADLTKPPQDGREAAPDAGAADTAEAAGTTGDVDAPGTPVAPRPATPWGGPGEDPYDDEDDEDDEEGPRPPGRRVHLAGTWDDGPGAGRSVPAGGSGADALRADSRRPGVSGVPGSKEPARTAPLPTARTTTRAWEDAVAGGGEPAVYRGPATPLAAERARQARIAVVGAVTERWAPEQAGPVHENWQLAPPIGPSTDLWALGALLYRAVQGHAPYPEENAAELVQMVCGEPPAFAEECGPLRPVVESLLRQDPTERPDFEELRGWLRSLVRSAPEPEAGADVVPLPAPDATRLPVVRRRGELVRRRRGRFGGAGAGRHRQGKRQQPPKRRGGTQRESHESLLPPDRSVRRPVEAWEDERPARTPRAPKGPRVLREPPRRGEESPRRLGRLLLVLILLLMAAAVAYAVMFMPKTEPGRDNGAPAPTGSAAPPAASGEPEPSGSADGPDVPGSQKPQTSRSAAALAPGYTLREDAEGFEVGVPKDWQRSPANADRQIRYGSDGFTLLVVPGRDTVKSGGSDPLDYQRDKEPELQPFRDSSWSSSSGLRRVDVGRQAMAEGQFTWQESGGREVFVRNLAMIVDGRYHVIQVIGPESDRDKVTEIYEQAIASYRVAG is encoded by the coding sequence GTGGACGATTACGCGGGTCGGGTGCTTGCCGACCGCTACCGCCTTCCGCTGCCCCCGTCCGACGGGTACGAACTGGCCGAGACCCGGGCGTTCGACACGTACAGCGGCCAGGAAGTCCTCGTCCGCCAGGTTCCGTTGCCGGAGATCATCGACGCCGAGGTGCTCGACGCGGACGGGCGGCCCCCGATGTCCGGGCAGGCCGGCGGGCGGGCGGTCCGCCGCAGTACGGACCCCGCGGTCCGGCGGGCGATCGAGGCCGCGCAGGCCGCCGCCCAGGTGCCCGACCACCCCCGCCTCGACCAGGTCTTCGACGTGTTCGCCGAAGCGGATTCGCTCTGGATAGTCAGCGAGCTCGTCGCGGCCCGGCCGCTCGCCGCGCTCCTCGCCGAGCGCCCCCTCACCCCCTACCGGGCCGCCGAGATCGGCTCCGACGTGCTCACCGCCCTGCGGGTGCTGCACGCCCACGGCTGGACCCACCGCAACATCACCGTGCGCACGGTCCTGGTCTGCGACGACGGCCGCGTCATGCTCACCGGTCTCGCGGCGGGCGCCGCCGAGGAGGCCCTCTGCGGGTACGCCCCCGAACCGCTGCCCGACGCCGATCCGGTGGCCGGCCCGACGACGTACGGCATCCCGGCCCCCGACCCCGCCCCGCCCAGGGAGCTCGGCGGCGCCTACGCGCTCCCGGCGGCCAGGAGCGACGCGGACGTTGAGGAGTACGCGGACGCGGACGTTCAGGAGTACGCCGAATACGGCGGTCGGGAGGGCGACGGCAGCCGCGAGGGCCGGGAACTGCCCGTTCCGCCGCTGCCGCAGGGGTACGCGCCGCGCCGGGAGGACGACGGGTACGACCCGTACGACCTGCCGCCGGGCCGTGGGGCCGAGTCCGTCCCGGAGCAGTGGGCCGAGGGCCAGGAGATCGTCCCGCGCCCCGCCGCCCCCGCCGTCCCCTACACCGCCGTACCGCCCCCCGCCGAGCCGGGCGCCGCGAGCGCCGCGCAGCTGCGGGCCGCCCGCGCCGGGGCGATCGCCGCCTACCGCGCGGGCGCGCGGGCCGCCGCCCGGGACACCGAGGACCGGCAGCAGGCCGACCGCTCCCCGGCCGACCTCACGAAGCCGCCGCAGGACGGACGCGAAGCCGCGCCGGACGCCGGAGCGGCCGATACCGCCGAAGCTGCCGGTACCACCGGGGACGTGGACGCCCCCGGCACCCCCGTCGCCCCCCGGCCGGCCACCCCCTGGGGCGGCCCCGGCGAGGACCCCTACGACGACGAGGACGACGAGGACGACGAAGAGGGCCCCCGGCCGCCGGGCCGCCGTGTCCATCTCGCAGGGACCTGGGACGACGGGCCCGGCGCCGGGCGGTCCGTCCCCGCCGGCGGATCGGGCGCGGACGCCCTGCGCGCCGACTCCCGGCGGCCCGGCGTATCCGGCGTACCGGGCTCCAAGGAGCCGGCCCGCACCGCGCCGCTCCCGACCGCGCGTACCACCACCCGGGCCTGGGAGGACGCCGTCGCGGGCGGGGGCGAACCGGCCGTCTACCGCGGCCCCGCCACCCCGCTCGCCGCCGAACGCGCCCGCCAGGCACGGATCGCCGTCGTCGGAGCCGTCACCGAGCGCTGGGCCCCCGAGCAGGCGGGCCCGGTCCACGAGAACTGGCAGCTCGCGCCGCCGATCGGCCCCTCCACCGACCTGTGGGCGCTCGGCGCGCTGCTCTACCGCGCCGTCCAGGGCCACGCCCCCTACCCCGAGGAGAACGCGGCCGAGCTCGTCCAGATGGTGTGCGGCGAGCCGCCCGCCTTCGCGGAGGAGTGCGGTCCGCTGCGGCCCGTCGTCGAGTCGCTGCTGCGCCAGGATCCCACCGAGCGGCCGGACTTCGAGGAGTTGCGCGGCTGGCTGCGCTCGCTGGTGCGCTCCGCGCCGGAGCCGGAGGCGGGCGCCGACGTCGTCCCGCTGCCCGCGCCCGACGCCACCCGGCTCCCCGTCGTGCGCCGCAGGGGCGAGCTGGTACGGCGGCGCCGGGGCCGGTTCGGCGGCGCCGGGGCCGGCCGGCACCGCCAGGGGAAGCGTCAGCAGCCGCCGAAGCGGCGCGGCGGCACGCAGCGGGAGAGCCACGAGTCGCTGCTGCCGCCGGACCGTTCCGTGCGCAGGCCCGTGGAGGCCTGGGAGGACGAGCGCCCGGCCCGCACGCCGCGTGCCCCCAAGGGCCCCCGGGTGCTGCGGGAGCCCCCGCGCCGGGGTGAGGAGTCCCCGCGCAGGCTGGGCCGGCTGCTGCTCGTCCTGATCCTGCTGCTGATGGCCGCCGCCGTCGCGTACGCCGTGATGTTCATGCCGAAGACGGAGCCGGGCCGGGACAACGGGGCGCCCGCGCCCACCGGTTCCGCCGCCCCGCCCGCCGCCTCGGGAGAGCCCGAGCCCTCCGGTTCGGCGGACGGACCCGACGTGCCCGGCTCCCAGAAGCCGCAGACCAGCCGGTCCGCCGCGGCCCTCGCCCCCGGCTACACGCTCCGCGAGGACGCGGAGGGCTTCGAGGTCGGCGTACCGAAGGACTGGCAGCGCAGCCCGGCCAACGCGGACCGTCAGATCCGTTACGGGAGCGACGGGTTCACCCTGCTCGTGGTGCCCGGCCGGGACACCGTGAAGTCGGGCGGCAGCGATCCGCTGGACTACCAGCGGGACAAGGAGCCCGAGCTCCAGCCGTTCCGGGACTCCAGCTGGTCCTCCTCGTCCGGGCTGCGCCGGGTCGACGTAGGCCGGCAGGCCATGGCCGAGGGGCAGTTCACCTGGCAGGAGAGCGGCGGGCGCGAGGTGTTCGTCCGCAACCTCGCCATGATCGTCGACGGTCGGTACCACGTCATCCAGGTCATCGGCCCCGAGAGCGACCGGGACAAGGTCACCGAGATCTACGAGCAGGCCATCGCCTCCTACCGGGTCGCCGGCTGA
- a CDS encoding succinic semialdehyde dehydrogenase — protein MTDSQAPDAPLGTNPVAVAPAGVRTAADVVTPEVIAQLTRGVVGSGRTANHTPFTGEKLADLPESTPEDVATAFGRARAAQPVWAAVPVRQRAAVLLRFHDLVLSRQSEVLDLIQLETGKARLHAHEEVQAVAVAARHYGRKAASYLKPRRHTGVVPTLTKVTELRQPRGVVGQIAPWNYPLELSVGDALPAFVSGNAVVMKPDTETALTALWARDLLIEAGLPAEVFQIVLGEGPVVGPEVVSRADYVSFTGSTRTGREVAVGAASRLVGVSLELGGKNAMLVLKDADVEKAAAGAVRACFSSAGQLCISIERLYVHESIADDFVQRFATRTKAMRLGSSLAYGADMGSLVGERQLETVARHVDEAVEKGATLVAGGVARPDIGPLFYEPTILDGVEAPMAVCGEETFGPVVAIYRFSDEDEVIALANATPYGLNSSVWTTDSKRGHEVAARLRTGTVNINEGYAPAYGSVQSPMGGMKESGLGRRHGSEGILKYTEAQTVAQQRLIPLAPAFGMDDEKYAAFMTSSLKVMKAFRLR, from the coding sequence ATGACGGACTCGCAGGCCCCTGACGCCCCTCTCGGTACGAACCCCGTGGCGGTCGCCCCCGCCGGGGTGCGCACGGCCGCCGACGTGGTCACCCCCGAGGTGATCGCCCAGCTGACCCGCGGGGTCGTCGGGTCGGGCCGAACGGCCAACCACACCCCCTTCACCGGGGAGAAGCTGGCCGACCTGCCCGAGTCCACCCCCGAGGACGTGGCCACCGCCTTCGGCCGGGCCCGCGCCGCCCAGCCCGTCTGGGCCGCCGTCCCCGTACGGCAGCGGGCCGCCGTCCTGCTGCGCTTCCACGACCTCGTCCTGAGCCGCCAGTCGGAGGTCCTCGACCTCATCCAGCTGGAGACCGGCAAGGCCCGTCTGCACGCCCACGAGGAGGTGCAGGCCGTCGCCGTCGCCGCCCGCCACTACGGGCGCAAGGCCGCCTCCTACCTCAAGCCCCGCCGCCACACCGGCGTCGTCCCGACCCTCACCAAGGTCACCGAACTGCGCCAGCCGCGCGGCGTCGTCGGCCAGATCGCCCCCTGGAACTACCCGCTCGAACTCTCCGTGGGCGACGCTCTGCCCGCCTTCGTCTCCGGCAACGCCGTCGTGATGAAGCCCGACACCGAGACCGCGCTCACCGCCCTGTGGGCCCGCGACCTCCTGATCGAGGCCGGACTGCCCGCCGAGGTCTTCCAGATCGTCCTCGGCGAGGGCCCGGTCGTCGGCCCCGAGGTCGTCAGCCGCGCCGACTACGTCTCCTTCACCGGCTCCACCCGCACCGGCCGCGAGGTCGCCGTGGGGGCCGCCTCCCGCCTGGTCGGCGTCTCCCTGGAGCTCGGCGGCAAGAACGCGATGCTCGTCCTGAAGGACGCCGACGTCGAGAAGGCCGCCGCGGGCGCCGTCCGCGCCTGCTTCTCCTCCGCGGGCCAGCTCTGCATCTCCATCGAGCGGCTGTACGTCCACGAGTCGATCGCCGACGACTTCGTGCAGCGCTTCGCCACCCGGACGAAGGCCATGCGGCTCGGCAGCTCCCTCGCGTACGGGGCCGACATGGGCTCCCTCGTCGGCGAACGCCAGCTGGAGACCGTCGCGCGCCATGTCGACGAGGCCGTCGAGAAGGGTGCGACCCTCGTCGCCGGCGGCGTCGCCCGCCCCGACATCGGCCCGCTGTTCTACGAGCCGACCATCCTCGACGGCGTGGAGGCCCCCATGGCCGTCTGCGGCGAGGAGACCTTCGGGCCGGTCGTCGCGATCTACCGCTTCAGCGACGAGGACGAGGTGATCGCGCTGGCCAACGCCACCCCGTACGGTCTCAACTCCAGCGTCTGGACCACCGACTCCAAGCGGGGCCACGAGGTCGCCGCCCGGCTGCGCACCGGCACCGTCAACATCAACGAGGGGTACGCCCCCGCCTACGGCAGCGTGCAGTCCCCGATGGGCGGCATGAAGGAGTCCGGCCTCGGCCGGCGGCACGGCTCCGAGGGCATTCTCAAGTACACCGAGGCCCAGACCGTCGCCCAGCAGCGGCTGATCCCGCTCGCGCCCGCCTTCGGGATGGACGACGAGAAGTACGCCGCGTTCATGACGAGCAGCCTCAAGGTGATGAAGGCGTTCCGGCTGCGCTGA
- a CDS encoding serine/threonine-protein kinase — translation MSEAEQAREPQRDKNGRLLAGRYRLGEVLGRGGMGTVWRADDETLGRTVAVKELRFPSAIDEDEKRRLITRTLREAKAIARIRNNSAVTVYDVVDEDDRPWIVMELIEGKSLAEAIREDGTLTPKRAAEVGLAILDVLRSAHREGILHRDVKPSNVLIAEDGRVVLTDFGIAQVEGDPSVTSTGMLVGAPSYISPERARGHKPGPPADLWSLGGLLYASVEGCPPYDKGSAIATLTAVMTEPLDPPKNAGPLTEVIYGLLARDPEQRLDDAGARALLNDVINAPDVPAPAPVDSTQIMAIPPAPAADPLVRRTPKQPKAPKPPKQSTGTGESGEGARDRLRGALRSVRNAKTPAVAAAGAAAASKGSPAAAATGSPVTPPKPPSPPGTPAPSAKSAAAAGSAPAGAQGSVAAPAAPKSAATASASVPGQRPPSSAASTRASITDVVPRRTLAIIAAVVALAILGTVLALALGGDDADKSGKGDTAASAGAATGGADGKGDDTGGGSSGGKGDGQKEGQGKEDGRASEDPSGEGSDDPKADGPKGDQGDGDDKPAGDSLPAGYKKVADARFHFTMAMPEDFRRTGIAGTNSGGIYNAGQGSFPRVQVDFNSSPKDDAAAAWRGAVASVKVLSDGYKHGGIKKVAYNGYPTVADWTFERSHSGVRVRVLNRGFKVDAKRGYSIMISCKVAEWNGDECRTLRETAFATFTPTD, via the coding sequence ATGTCGGAGGCGGAGCAGGCACGGGAGCCCCAACGGGACAAGAACGGTCGTCTCCTCGCGGGGCGCTACCGGCTCGGTGAGGTGCTCGGCCGGGGCGGCATGGGCACGGTCTGGCGCGCCGACGACGAGACGCTCGGCCGCACGGTCGCCGTGAAGGAACTGCGGTTCCCCTCGGCGATCGACGAGGACGAGAAGCGTCGGCTGATCACGCGCACCCTGCGCGAGGCCAAGGCGATCGCACGGATCCGCAACAACAGCGCGGTGACCGTCTACGACGTGGTCGACGAGGACGACCGCCCGTGGATCGTCATGGAGCTGATCGAGGGCAAGTCACTCGCCGAGGCGATCCGCGAGGACGGCACGCTGACGCCGAAGCGGGCCGCCGAGGTCGGGCTCGCCATCCTCGACGTCCTGCGCTCGGCGCACCGCGAGGGCATCCTGCACCGCGATGTGAAGCCGTCCAACGTGCTGATCGCCGAGGACGGCCGCGTCGTCCTCACCGACTTCGGCATCGCCCAGGTCGAGGGCGACCCGTCGGTCACCTCCACCGGCATGCTCGTCGGCGCCCCCTCGTACATCTCGCCGGAGCGGGCCCGCGGTCACAAGCCGGGCCCGCCCGCCGACCTGTGGTCGCTCGGCGGACTGCTGTACGCGAGCGTCGAGGGCTGCCCGCCGTACGACAAGGGCTCGGCCATCGCCACGCTCACGGCCGTGATGACCGAACCGCTCGACCCGCCGAAGAACGCCGGTCCGCTCACGGAGGTCATCTACGGGCTGCTCGCCCGGGATCCCGAACAGCGCCTCGACGACGCCGGGGCACGGGCGTTGCTCAACGACGTCATCAACGCCCCCGACGTGCCCGCGCCCGCCCCGGTGGACTCCACCCAGATCATGGCCATCCCGCCGGCCCCCGCCGCCGACCCGCTCGTCAGGCGGACGCCGAAGCAGCCCAAGGCCCCGAAGCCGCCGAAGCAGTCCACCGGAACGGGCGAGTCCGGCGAAGGCGCCCGCGACCGGCTGCGCGGAGCCCTGCGGTCCGTGCGCAACGCGAAAACCCCGGCGGTGGCCGCCGCGGGCGCCGCGGCCGCGTCGAAGGGCTCTCCCGCCGCCGCGGCCACCGGCTCGCCCGTCACCCCGCCCAAGCCGCCGTCCCCGCCCGGGACTCCCGCCCCGTCGGCGAAGTCCGCCGCGGCGGCCGGGTCCGCCCCGGCGGGCGCGCAGGGATCCGTCGCGGCCCCCGCCGCGCCGAAGTCGGCGGCGACGGCGAGCGCTTCCGTGCCGGGACAGCGCCCGCCGTCCTCGGCCGCCTCCACGCGCGCCTCGATCACCGACGTGGTGCCCCGCCGCACCCTCGCGATCATCGCGGCGGTCGTCGCGCTGGCCATCCTCGGCACGGTCCTCGCGCTCGCCCTCGGCGGCGACGACGCGGACAAGAGCGGCAAGGGCGACACCGCCGCGTCGGCCGGAGCCGCGACAGGCGGCGCCGACGGCAAGGGTGATGACACGGGCGGCGGTTCGTCCGGCGGGAAGGGCGACGGCCAGAAGGAGGGCCAGGGCAAGGAGGACGGCAGGGCCTCCGAGGACCCGTCCGGCGAGGGCTCCGACGACCCGAAGGCCGACGGTCCGAAGGGCGACCAGGGCGACGGGGACGACAAACCGGCGGGCGACTCCCTGCCCGCCGGCTACAAGAAGGTCGCCGACGCCCGGTTCCACTTCACCATGGCGATGCCCGAGGACTTCCGGCGCACCGGCATCGCGGGCACCAACTCCGGAGGCATCTACAACGCCGGGCAGGGCAGCTTCCCCCGGGTCCAGGTCGACTTCAACAGCTCTCCCAAGGACGACGCCGCGGCCGCCTGGCGCGGGGCCGTGGCCAGCGTCAAGGTCCTCAGCGACGGCTACAAGCACGGCGGCATAAAGAAGGTCGCGTACAACGGCTATCCGACCGTCGCCGACTGGACGTTCGAGCGCAGCCACAGCGGCGTCCGGGTCCGGGTGCTCAACCGCGGCTTCAAGGTGGACGCCAAGCGCGGCTACTCCATCATGATCAGCTGCAAGGTGGCCGAGTGGAACGGCGATGAGTGCCGGACGCTGCGCGAAACGGCGTTCGCCACCTTCACGCCCACGGACTGA
- a CDS encoding serine/threonine-protein kinase, with the protein MDRSQGTDAGPVLAGRYRLGDVLGRGGMGKVWRAHDEVLHRTVAVKELTAGLYVAEADRLVLHARTQKEARAAARITHPGVVTVHDVIEYDNRPWIVMQYVDGPSLADSAKESGEVAPREAARIGLHVLSALRAAHSAGVLHRDVKPGNVLLARDGQVLLTDFGIAAIEGDSTITRTGELVGSIDYLAPERVRGGDPGPASDLWSLGATLYTAVEGTSPFRRTSPISTMQAVVTEEPPAPVNAGPLGAVITALLRKDPAERPTAAQTEQMLLDAMEGREPRAAQAHVPTQRFPEEARYGYGDGDASGPPGSDGATARLPGATTPAATTGPTASTAPTAHAAPAPGPASVPVVRRTGSRWRTVLVVVVAAAVLGGAAGLIAMKYGERSGTSAGASGGPAAGSMSSAPRTTPEPTGPAQGASEIPDGWHRVEDPAGFSLVVPQGWERQVNEGQIDYTPDDGVHRIRISVDPDPDFDHPYLHMENMEEQLSTRLPGYERIGMEKNTFRDRPGALWEFTWNETKDHAGPRHGIDQMYYGGSGGPEYALYLTAPQEGWEASREKFDIMLRSWRAPQTQE; encoded by the coding sequence GTGGATCGATCACAGGGCACGGACGCGGGACCGGTGCTGGCGGGGCGCTACCGGCTGGGCGACGTCCTCGGCCGGGGCGGCATGGGCAAGGTCTGGCGCGCCCATGACGAGGTGCTGCACCGCACGGTCGCCGTCAAGGAGCTGACCGCCGGGCTGTACGTCGCCGAGGCCGACCGGCTCGTCCTGCACGCCCGGACGCAGAAGGAGGCCCGGGCGGCGGCGCGCATCACGCACCCCGGCGTCGTCACCGTCCACGACGTGATCGAGTACGACAACCGCCCCTGGATCGTCATGCAGTATGTCGACGGGCCCTCGCTCGCCGACTCCGCCAAGGAGAGCGGCGAGGTCGCCCCGCGCGAGGCGGCCCGCATCGGGCTGCACGTGCTGAGCGCCCTGCGCGCCGCTCACAGCGCCGGGGTGCTGCACCGGGACGTCAAGCCCGGCAACGTCCTGCTGGCCCGCGACGGGCAGGTGCTCCTGACCGACTTCGGGATCGCCGCGATCGAGGGCGACTCCACCATCACCCGTACCGGCGAACTGGTCGGCTCCATCGACTACCTGGCCCCGGAGCGGGTACGCGGCGGCGACCCGGGCCCGGCCTCCGACCTCTGGTCGCTGGGGGCGACGCTGTACACGGCGGTCGAGGGGACCTCCCCGTTCCGCCGTACGTCCCCCATCTCCACCATGCAGGCCGTCGTCACCGAGGAGCCGCCCGCTCCGGTCAACGCCGGCCCGCTCGGGGCCGTCATCACCGCGCTGCTCCGCAAGGACCCGGCCGAGAGGCCCACGGCCGCGCAGACCGAGCAGATGCTGCTGGACGCCATGGAGGGCCGCGAACCCCGGGCCGCCCAGGCGCATGTGCCGACCCAGCGCTTCCCCGAGGAGGCCCGCTACGGCTACGGGGACGGCGACGCGTCGGGCCCGCCCGGCTCCGACGGCGCCACCGCCCGGCTGCCCGGAGCCACCACCCCCGCCGCCACCACCGGCCCGACCGCCTCGACCGCGCCGACCGCCCATGCCGCCCCGGCCCCCGGCCCCGCCTCCGTCCCGGTGGTCCGGCGCACCGGATCCCGGTGGCGCACCGTGCTCGTCGTGGTCGTCGCGGCGGCCGTGCTCGGCGGCGCGGCCGGGCTGATCGCGATGAAGTACGGCGAGCGCTCGGGCACTTCGGCCGGCGCGAGCGGCGGTCCGGCCGCCGGAAGCATGTCGTCCGCGCCCCGGACCACCCCGGAGCCCACCGGCCCCGCGCAGGGCGCGTCGGAGATACCCGACGGCTGGCACCGGGTCGAGGACCCGGCCGGCTTCAGCCTCGTCGTGCCCCAGGGCTGGGAGCGCCAGGTGAACGAGGGCCAGATCGACTACACCCCGGACGACGGGGTCCACCGGATACGCATCAGCGTCGACCCCGACCCGGACTTCGACCATCCGTATCTGCACATGGAGAACATGGAGGAGCAGCTCTCCACGCGGCTTCCGGGCTACGAGCGGATCGGGATGGAGAAGAACACCTTCCGCGACCGGCCGGGCGCCCTCTGGGAGTTCACCTGGAACGAGACCAAGGACCACGCGGGACCCCGGCACGGGATCGACCAGATGTACTACGGCGGCTCCGGCGGCCCGGAGTACGCGCTGTACCTGACCGCCCCGCAGGAGGGCTGGGAGGCCAGCCGGGAGAAGTTCGACATCATGCTCCGCAGCTGGCGCGCCCCGCAGACGCAGGAGTGA
- a CDS encoding glycerol-3-phosphate dehydrogenase/oxidase: MRTATLGPAERTLALAAMAERELDVLVVGAGVVGAGTALDAATRGLTTGLVEARDWASGTSSRSSKLIHGGLRYLEMLDFALVREALKERGLLLERLAPHLVKPVPFLYPLQHKGWERLYAGSGVALYDAMSVSSGHGRGLPVHRHLSRKHALRVAPALKKDALVGALQYYDAQMDDARFVTELVRTAASYGAHVANQARVVGFLREGERVVGALVRDVESGTEYEVRAKQVVNATGVWTDDTQGLIGERGQFHVRASKGIHLVVPKDRIHSSTGLILRTEKSVLFVIPWGRHWIIGTTDTDWDLDKAHPAASSADIDYLLQHVNSVLNTPLTRDDVQGVYAGLRPLLAGESDATSKLSREHTVAHPAPGLVVVAGGKYTTYRVMAKDAVDEAVHGLDQRVAACVTEDTPLLGAEGYKALWNARARIAARTGLHVARVEHLLNRYGSMTEEILELILADPALGEPLPAADDYLRAEIVYAASHEGARHLDDVLTRRTRISIETFDRGTRSARLCADLIAPVLGWDQGRIDREVEHYEKRVEAERESQRQPDDLTADAARLGAPDIVPT; the protein is encoded by the coding sequence GTGAGGACAGCGACACTGGGACCCGCCGAGCGCACCCTCGCGCTCGCCGCCATGGCCGAGCGCGAACTGGACGTGCTGGTCGTGGGGGCGGGCGTGGTAGGCGCGGGCACGGCGCTGGACGCCGCCACCAGAGGCCTGACGACCGGACTGGTCGAGGCGCGCGACTGGGCGTCCGGCACATCGAGCAGGTCGAGCAAGCTGATCCACGGCGGCCTGCGCTATCTGGAGATGCTCGACTTCGCCCTGGTCCGGGAGGCGCTCAAGGAGCGCGGGCTGCTCCTGGAACGGCTCGCCCCGCACCTGGTGAAGCCCGTGCCCTTCCTCTACCCCTTGCAGCACAAGGGCTGGGAGCGCCTCTACGCCGGCTCCGGCGTCGCGCTGTACGACGCGATGTCGGTCTCCTCCGGCCACGGACGCGGCCTCCCCGTCCACCGCCACCTCTCCCGCAAGCACGCGCTGCGGGTCGCCCCCGCGCTGAAGAAGGACGCCCTGGTCGGCGCCCTCCAGTACTACGACGCCCAGATGGACGACGCCCGCTTCGTCACCGAGCTGGTGCGCACCGCTGCGTCCTACGGCGCCCACGTGGCCAACCAGGCCCGGGTCGTCGGCTTCCTCCGCGAGGGCGAGCGGGTCGTCGGCGCGCTCGTCCGGGACGTCGAGAGCGGCACGGAGTACGAGGTCCGGGCCAAGCAGGTGGTCAACGCCACCGGCGTGTGGACCGACGACACCCAGGGGCTCATCGGCGAGCGCGGACAGTTCCACGTCCGGGCCTCCAAGGGCATCCACCTGGTCGTCCCCAAGGACCGCATCCACTCCTCCACCGGCCTCATCCTGCGCACCGAGAAGTCCGTCCTCTTCGTCATCCCCTGGGGCCGGCACTGGATCATCGGCACCACGGACACCGACTGGGACCTGGACAAGGCCCATCCGGCCGCCTCCAGCGCCGATATCGACTATCTCCTCCAGCACGTCAACTCCGTCCTGAACACCCCGCTGACCAGGGACGACGTCCAGGGTGTCTACGCCGGGCTGCGGCCGCTGCTGGCCGGCGAGTCGGACGCCACCAGCAAGCTGTCGCGCGAGCACACGGTGGCCCACCCCGCCCCCGGCCTGGTCGTCGTGGCGGGCGGCAAGTACACGACGTACCGGGTCATGGCCAAGGACGCGGTGGACGAGGCGGTGCACGGGCTCGACCAGCGGGTCGCCGCCTGCGTCACCGAGGACACCCCGCTGCTGGGGGCCGAGGGGTACAAGGCCCTGTGGAACGCGCGCGCCCGGATCGCGGCCCGGACCGGACTCCATGTCGCCCGGGTGGAGCATCTGCTCAACCGGTACGGCTCAATGACCGAGGAAATTCTGGAACTGATCCTCGCCGACCCCGCACTGGGTGAACCGCTGCCCGCCGCCGACGACTATCTGCGCGCCGAGATCGTCTACGCGGCCTCCCACGAGGGCGCCCGCCATCTGGACGACGTGCTGACCCGGCGCACCCGGATCTCCATCGAGACCTTCGACCGGGGCACCCGCAGCGCCCGGCTCTGCGCGGATCTGATCGCGCCGGTGCTCGGCTGGGACCAGGGGCGGATCGACCGGGAGGTCGAGCACTACGAGAAGCGGGTGGAGGCCGAGCGGGAGTCGCAGCGGCAGCCCGACGACCTCACGGCGGACGCGGCCCGGCTGGGCGCGCCGGACATCGTGCCGACCTGA